From the genome of Mycobacterium dioxanotrophicus, one region includes:
- a CDS encoding LLM class F420-dependent oxidoreductase: MRTNDVLAASVKIDRGIPSQLARVAETARELERQGYDGCWTGEINHDPFLPLALAAEHTRTIQIGTGIAVAFARSPMTVAQLGWDLQQYSGGRFILGLGTQIRPHIEKRFSMPWSHPARRMREYITALQAIWSCWRDGTKLRFDGEFYTHTIMTPMFTPEPSTLPHPKVFVAAVGELMTEMCGEAADGLLAHAFTTRRYLDEVTLPALQRGMQGGGRRREDVEVCCPVFLVTGGDEREWAEAAAATRKQLAFYGSTPAYRNVLELHGWGELQTELHRLSLEGQWDAMGALIDDEVLNAFAVVAPIPQLAAALWQRCNGVIDRVLPSFPAGVTPATAAAVLEEFREWPTVRSSP; encoded by the coding sequence TTGCGGACCAACGATGTGCTCGCCGCCTCGGTCAAGATCGACCGCGGCATACCCAGCCAACTCGCACGGGTCGCAGAAACGGCCCGTGAACTGGAACGGCAGGGCTACGACGGATGCTGGACCGGGGAGATCAACCACGATCCGTTCCTGCCGCTGGCGCTTGCTGCCGAGCACACCCGCACAATCCAGATCGGTACCGGTATCGCCGTGGCGTTCGCCCGCAGTCCGATGACGGTCGCGCAGTTGGGCTGGGACCTGCAGCAGTATTCGGGCGGCCGCTTCATCCTCGGGCTGGGCACCCAAATCCGGCCGCACATCGAGAAGCGCTTCAGCATGCCCTGGAGCCACCCGGCGCGCCGGATGCGGGAGTACATCACGGCGCTGCAGGCGATTTGGTCGTGCTGGCGCGACGGCACGAAACTGCGCTTCGACGGCGAGTTCTACACCCACACGATCATGACACCGATGTTCACCCCCGAGCCGTCGACGCTTCCGCACCCGAAGGTGTTCGTGGCGGCCGTCGGTGAGCTGATGACCGAGATGTGCGGTGAGGCCGCCGACGGCCTGCTGGCCCACGCCTTCACCACGCGGCGCTATCTCGATGAGGTGACTCTTCCAGCCCTGCAACGCGGTATGCAGGGCGGCGGGCGGCGCCGCGAGGATGTCGAGGTGTGCTGCCCAGTGTTCCTCGTGACCGGCGGCGACGAACGTGAATGGGCAGAAGCCGCCGCCGCGACCCGAAAACAATTGGCGTTCTACGGTTCTACGCCCGCCTATCGCAACGTGCTCGAGCTGCACGGGTGGGGCGAGCTGCAGACCGAACTGCACCGGCTATCGCTCGAGGGGCAGTGGGACGCGATGGGTGCCCTGATCGACGACGAGGTGCTCAACGCATTCGCGGTGGTGGCACCGATACCCCAACTGGCCGCAGCCCTGTGGCAGCGGTGCAACGGTGTGATCGATCGCGTGCTACCGAGCTTCCCCGCCGGTGTCACACCGGCCACCGCTGCCGCGGTGCTGGAGGAATTCCGTGAGTGGCCGACAGTGAGGAGTAGCCCATGA
- a CDS encoding acyl-CoA carboxylase subunit beta — translation MTHAHEWKESLQDLDRRRQNSYAMGGPERLAKHHGKGKLDARARLAHLLDQGTFHEFGTLVGGDIAADGIVTGSGLINGSPVMIGAEDFTTYAGSIGPGGNAKRYRLAELALRNKIPLVMLLEGAGFRAAAGEHYGRTPTDLIAQTRCSGQVPTISAVLGASAGHGALVAPVCDFTIMSPQGAIFTAGPPVVKESTGEDITKEDLGGPGVALASGVIHNFGDSDESVLDDIRRYLSYFPSSAWSYPPAAEPDDSAAPRATPELLDIVSRDNRRIYNMRTVLDAVFDRTDWFEVQPRFGRAIICALAHLGGHPVAVVANQPQVLAGSIDADAADKAAHFISVADSFHLPIVFLADNPGMLPGSRSERAGVLRSGARMFAAQTAATTLKLHVTLRKAFGFGSMVMSLLGFDGQGATFAYPGATMGAMGAAALSRASHAGEDVAEVLKQMELEASYRSAGHLGFDELIAPDETRNALLVALQQGLCSRQSAPEPVSRTLIMP, via the coding sequence ATGACCCACGCCCACGAGTGGAAGGAGTCCCTGCAGGACCTCGACCGCCGCAGGCAGAACTCCTATGCCATGGGCGGCCCCGAGCGGCTGGCCAAACACCACGGCAAGGGCAAGCTCGACGCTCGCGCCCGGTTGGCGCACCTCCTTGACCAGGGGACCTTCCACGAGTTCGGCACCCTGGTGGGCGGCGACATCGCCGCCGACGGCATTGTGACCGGCTCGGGCCTGATCAACGGCTCCCCGGTGATGATCGGAGCGGAGGATTTCACCACCTACGCAGGCAGCATCGGTCCGGGCGGCAACGCCAAGCGCTACCGGCTGGCCGAATTGGCTCTGCGCAACAAGATTCCGCTGGTGATGTTGTTGGAGGGGGCGGGATTCCGCGCCGCCGCAGGCGAGCATTATGGCCGGACGCCGACGGATCTCATTGCCCAGACGCGGTGTTCGGGACAGGTCCCGACGATCTCCGCGGTGCTCGGCGCATCCGCCGGACACGGTGCGCTCGTCGCCCCGGTGTGCGATTTCACCATCATGAGTCCGCAGGGTGCGATCTTCACCGCGGGCCCGCCGGTCGTCAAAGAGTCCACCGGAGAAGACATTACGAAAGAGGACCTGGGAGGTCCGGGCGTCGCGCTCGCCAGCGGCGTCATCCACAACTTCGGCGACAGCGACGAGTCCGTACTCGACGACATTCGCCGCTACCTGTCCTATTTCCCGTCGAGCGCATGGTCCTATCCCCCGGCCGCCGAGCCGGACGATTCCGCCGCACCCCGCGCGACCCCCGAACTGCTCGACATCGTCTCGCGCGACAACCGCCGGATCTACAACATGCGCACGGTGCTCGACGCGGTATTCGACCGGACCGACTGGTTTGAGGTGCAACCCCGCTTCGGCCGGGCGATCATCTGCGCGCTGGCCCACCTGGGCGGCCATCCGGTCGCCGTGGTCGCCAACCAACCGCAGGTGCTGGCGGGCTCAATCGACGCCGACGCCGCTGACAAGGCGGCGCATTTCATCAGCGTGGCCGATTCGTTCCACCTGCCGATCGTGTTTCTCGCCGACAACCCCGGCATGCTGCCGGGCAGCCGCTCTGAGCGTGCCGGCGTATTGCGCAGTGGGGCGCGGATGTTCGCCGCGCAGACCGCGGCGACGACGCTGAAGCTCCACGTCACCCTGCGCAAGGCCTTCGGCTTCGGCTCGATGGTGATGTCGCTGTTGGGATTCGACGGGCAGGGAGCGACGTTCGCCTACCCCGGGGCGACGATGGGCGCCATGGGTGCGGCAGCGCTGAGCCGCGCGTCGCACGCCGGTGAAGACGTCGCCGAGGTACTCAAGCAGATGGAGCTGGAGGCGTCCTACCGGTCGGCAGGCCATCTCGGGTTCGACGAGCTCATCGCTCCCGACGAGACCCGCAACGCCCTGCTCGTCGCACTGCAGCAGGGCCTCTGCAGCAGGCAGAGCGCACCCGAGCCGGTGTCACGGACGCTCATCATGCCGTGA
- a CDS encoding cupin domain-containing protein has protein sequence MTISLTRSTTRSTHATSLLDGEVVEENDYGSIRRVTADNFPILHGMSIMRLVINPGAMRTPHWHANANELTYCVSGTALVSVLDTGNKFAAFTVSAGEMFHADSGSLHHIENIGAEPAEFIITFRHERPEDFALGAAFGAMTDAVLGNTYDLDASDFAALRRDTVDRKLAGRVGDAVVPDTAGYPDPHKFAVEAMTPPVASAVGSARTARAQFWPALKDLSMYSLRVRDDGMREPHWHPVTAEMGYVQSGSARMTVMDPDGTLDTWLLQRGDVYFVPRAYPHHIEVVDAPADVRSNSGSGLHFLIFFDQPAPADIGYRTSASAYSRAVLAAVFDAHIEDLPEFPFTPADPLIVGRRNPLDR, from the coding sequence ATGACCATCTCCCTGACCCGATCAACCACCCGGAGCACGCACGCCACGTCCCTGCTCGATGGGGAGGTCGTGGAAGAAAACGACTACGGCTCGATCCGGCGGGTGACCGCCGACAACTTCCCGATCCTGCACGGCATGTCGATCATGCGGTTGGTGATCAACCCCGGAGCAATGCGTACGCCGCACTGGCACGCCAACGCCAACGAGTTGACCTACTGCGTGTCGGGCACCGCGCTGGTGTCGGTGTTGGATACCGGAAACAAGTTCGCCGCCTTCACGGTCAGCGCAGGCGAGATGTTCCATGCCGACTCCGGTTCACTGCATCACATCGAGAACATCGGTGCCGAACCGGCCGAGTTCATCATCACCTTCCGCCACGAACGGCCCGAGGACTTCGCCTTGGGTGCGGCGTTCGGCGCCATGACCGATGCGGTGCTGGGCAACACCTACGACCTGGACGCCTCGGACTTCGCTGCGCTCCGCCGTGACACCGTCGACCGCAAATTGGCCGGCCGGGTGGGGGACGCGGTGGTGCCCGACACCGCCGGCTACCCCGATCCGCACAAGTTCGCGGTGGAGGCGATGACGCCACCGGTCGCCTCGGCCGTCGGTTCGGCCCGCACAGCGCGGGCCCAGTTCTGGCCGGCCCTGAAAGACTTGTCGATGTATTCGCTGCGCGTGCGTGACGACGGTATGCGGGAACCGCACTGGCATCCTGTCACCGCGGAAATGGGTTATGTGCAAAGCGGTTCGGCCCGGATGACGGTGATGGATCCGGACGGGACGCTGGACACCTGGCTGCTGCAGCGCGGTGATGTGTACTTCGTTCCGCGGGCCTATCCGCATCACATCGAAGTTGTCGATGCGCCTGCGGACGTGAGGAGCAATTCGGGCAGTGGCCTGCACTTCCTGATCTTCTTCGACCAGCCCGCCCCGGCCGATATCGGTTACCGCACCTCGGCCAGCGCGTACTCACGCGCGGTGCTGGCGGCGGTGTTCGACGCCCACATCGAAGACCTGCCCGAATTCCCGTTCACCCCAGCAGATCCGCTGATCGTCGGGCGGCGCAACCCGCTTGACCGCTGA
- a CDS encoding ArsI/CadI family heavy metal resistance metalloenzyme produces the protein MSRLQLALNVDDLDEAITFYSKLFGVAPAKVKPGYANFAVSEPPLKLVLLENPGNGGTINHLGVEVASSEQVRAEIARLTGEGLFTDEEIGATCCFATQDKAWVTGPAGEKWEVYTVLADSDTFGTSPEPRDGVDAAEGGACRDGTAARLA, from the coding sequence ATGTCCCGTCTTCAACTGGCACTCAATGTCGATGATCTCGATGAGGCGATCACGTTCTACAGCAAGCTGTTTGGCGTAGCACCAGCGAAAGTGAAGCCGGGCTACGCCAACTTCGCGGTGAGCGAGCCGCCGCTGAAGCTGGTCTTGCTGGAAAACCCCGGCAATGGTGGCACCATCAACCACCTCGGGGTCGAAGTCGCCTCCAGCGAGCAGGTACGCGCCGAAATCGCCCGGCTGACCGGCGAAGGACTGTTCACCGACGAGGAGATCGGCGCCACGTGTTGTTTCGCCACCCAGGACAAGGCCTGGGTGACGGGGCCTGCCGGCGAGAAGTGGGAGGTCTACACGGTGCTGGCCGACTCCGACACCTTCGGCACCAGCCCTGAACCCCGCGATGGGGTCGACGCCGCCGAGGGTGGCGCATGCCGCGACGGCACCGCCGCGCGCCTGGCCTAA
- a CDS encoding ArsR/SmtB family transcription factor, whose amino-acid sequence MSKSPRSADDACCPPGALLREPLSAAEATDMASKLKALADPTRLQLFSAVASHVGGEACVCDVSAGVEVSQPTISHHLRVLRDAGLLTSERRASWVYYAVVPDALAGLAVLLDATSAQMSG is encoded by the coding sequence ATGTCGAAATCACCTCGCTCGGCCGACGACGCCTGCTGCCCACCGGGGGCACTGCTCCGTGAGCCCCTATCGGCCGCAGAAGCCACGGACATGGCGTCCAAGCTGAAGGCCCTTGCCGATCCGACACGGCTGCAACTGTTCTCGGCAGTCGCCAGCCACGTCGGAGGCGAGGCCTGTGTCTGCGATGTCTCGGCGGGGGTCGAGGTCTCGCAACCGACCATCAGCCATCATCTGCGAGTCCTGCGTGACGCGGGCTTGTTGACCTCGGAGCGGCGGGCGTCGTGGGTGTACTACGCAGTGGTACCCGACGCACTCGCCGGTCTTGCAGTGCTGCTGGATGCTACTTCGGCACAGATGTCGGGATGA
- a CDS encoding bifunctional aminoglycoside phosphotransferase/ATP-binding protein, with translation MSVEICETHTGLVVLVGDRAYKVKKPVVTDFLDFSSVERREQVCAREVQLNRRLAPDSYLGVGHFDNAGQGAAEPVIVMRRHPDSLRLATMVAAGEPVEEHLASIAETLARFHDRAERSTAIDAYGTADKITELWQENLTELRRYGGTVLSEDEIAEVTTLATRFLSGSADLFAERVAERHIVDGHGDLRADDIFCLPDGPALLDCLEFDDRLRSLDCVDDAAFLVMDLEFLGRDDLAAEFMSQYVRLTTGAAPKSLWHFYVSYRAVVRAKVDCIRFDQGITDARTDARHHLGIALAHLRAGAVRLILVGGGPGTGKTTLARALSERMHAAVISTDDVRRELLESGAISGSKGVFGGGLYLPDNVNAVYDQVLRRAAVALTHGRSAILDGTWRDPDHRRRAYAVADEYSCPAVGLVCEAPLPETMDRINRRTAGSSDATPGIAAAMADDEYSWSGAHLIDTTRSVGDCVDEVYEFCRQAT, from the coding sequence ATGAGCGTAGAGATTTGCGAAACCCACACCGGCCTTGTGGTATTGGTCGGAGATCGGGCATACAAGGTCAAGAAGCCGGTGGTGACGGATTTCCTCGACTTCAGTTCTGTCGAACGACGCGAGCAGGTCTGTGCCCGGGAAGTCCAGCTCAACAGGCGGCTGGCGCCGGACAGCTACCTTGGAGTCGGACACTTCGACAACGCCGGACAGGGTGCGGCCGAGCCCGTGATCGTCATGCGTCGTCACCCGGACTCGCTGCGACTGGCGACCATGGTCGCCGCAGGCGAGCCGGTCGAGGAACATCTCGCGAGCATCGCCGAAACACTCGCCCGTTTCCACGACCGCGCCGAGCGATCCACTGCCATCGATGCGTACGGAACTGCCGACAAAATCACGGAGCTATGGCAGGAAAACTTGACGGAGTTGCGGCGTTACGGTGGCACCGTCCTGTCTGAGGATGAGATCGCCGAGGTGACCACACTGGCGACCCGGTTCCTCTCCGGCAGCGCAGATCTGTTCGCGGAGCGCGTCGCGGAACGTCATATTGTCGACGGTCACGGTGACCTGCGTGCCGATGACATCTTCTGTCTGCCCGACGGGCCTGCCCTGCTCGACTGCCTCGAATTCGATGACCGGTTGCGCAGTCTCGACTGCGTCGACGATGCCGCGTTCCTCGTGATGGACCTGGAGTTCCTGGGCCGTGACGACTTGGCCGCGGAGTTCATGTCGCAGTACGTGCGACTGACCACCGGTGCCGCACCGAAATCGCTGTGGCACTTCTACGTCAGCTACCGCGCGGTTGTGCGCGCGAAGGTGGACTGCATCCGATTCGACCAAGGCATCACCGATGCCCGGACTGATGCGCGGCACCACCTCGGCATTGCACTGGCACACCTACGGGCGGGAGCCGTGCGATTAATTCTCGTCGGTGGCGGCCCGGGCACCGGCAAGACCACATTGGCGCGCGCTCTCTCAGAGCGCATGCATGCCGCGGTGATATCCACCGACGATGTGCGCCGGGAACTGCTCGAATCGGGCGCCATCTCGGGATCAAAGGGCGTCTTCGGAGGCGGGCTCTACCTGCCGGACAATGTCAACGCCGTCTACGACCAGGTGCTTCGCCGTGCCGCCGTCGCATTGACTCACGGACGTTCCGCCATTCTTGACGGCACTTGGCGCGACCCGGATCATCGCCGGCGGGCATATGCTGTCGCTGACGAATATTCATGTCCCGCAGTTGGACTGGTGTGCGAAGCGCCCCTACCGGAGACAATGGATCGGATCAACCGGCGCACTGCAGGCAGTTCGGACGCCACTCCCGGGATCGCTGCCGCCATGGCCGACGATGAGTATTCGTGGAGCGGTGCCCATCTGATCGACACCACCCGCAGCGTGGGCGATTGCGTCGATGAGGTCTACGAGTTCTGCCGTCAGGCAACGTGA
- a CDS encoding universal stress protein, whose protein sequence is MESASLPSPGVVVGIDGSRWALNAALWATDEAVSRGVPLRLVYVVEPRIGDRFDAQEASRDLARADIAIRQARVALESTEQPVKIEWQVVHGEPAEVLLNASETADMLCVGAFGISHEVGDRRPGSTATALSATARCPVAVIGSDRGPYIPAGRVVAGVDGTPGSAHVLNVASDEAELRGAELTILDPSLPGRHLGLNVVGFHTDPIQLLVIAQQGNEVRDVACPVLICR, encoded by the coding sequence ATGGAATCGGCATCGCTACCGTCGCCGGGGGTCGTCGTCGGTATCGACGGCTCACGGTGGGCGCTCAACGCCGCATTGTGGGCCACGGATGAAGCTGTCAGCCGTGGCGTCCCTTTGCGTTTGGTCTACGTCGTAGAACCACGCATCGGCGACCGATTCGATGCTCAGGAGGCCTCCCGCGATCTGGCACGCGCCGATATCGCCATCCGTCAGGCGAGGGTCGCGCTGGAATCGACCGAGCAACCCGTCAAGATCGAATGGCAGGTAGTGCACGGCGAGCCGGCGGAGGTCTTGCTGAACGCCTCGGAAACTGCCGACATGCTGTGTGTGGGGGCGTTCGGGATCAGCCACGAGGTGGGTGATCGGCGACCCGGTTCGACCGCCACCGCACTGTCTGCCACGGCGCGTTGCCCGGTGGCGGTCATCGGCAGTGATCGCGGACCGTACATTCCGGCCGGACGCGTCGTTGCCGGCGTCGACGGCACCCCCGGCAGTGCACACGTTCTGAATGTCGCCAGCGATGAGGCCGAGCTACGCGGTGCGGAACTGACGATCCTCGATCCCTCTCTGCCTGGGCGCCACCTCGGTCTGAATGTCGTTGGTTTCCACACTGATCCGATTCAGCTACTGGTCATTGCACAGCAGGGCAACGAGGTTCGCGACGTCGCCTGCCCCGTGCTCATCTGCCGTTAG
- a CDS encoding TIGR03857 family LLM class F420-dependent oxidoreductase codes for MSDRVLDELGYYLLAGAGGEGPATLMHEARRGEQLGFGTAFVSERWNVKEASSLVGAACAVTERMQIATAATNHNTRHPLITGSWATTMHRLSRGRFTLGIGRGIAAMYQAFGVPAVTTAQMEDFATVMRRLWHGEVIFNHDGPIGKYQVLFLDPDFNEDIRLALVAFGPQTLALGGRAFDDVILHTYFTPETLQRAVKTVKDAAEQAGRDPATVRVWSCFATVGDHLPEELRLKKTVARLATYLQGYGDLMVRTNGWDPAVLQRFREDPVVSSIPGGIDHKASAEQIEHIANLIPDEWLEPSATGTAQQCVDRIRKEFDYGADAVILHGATPDELEPIVTAYRAGAAEPNGR; via the coding sequence GTGAGTGACCGAGTGCTCGATGAGCTTGGGTACTACCTGTTGGCCGGAGCCGGCGGGGAGGGCCCCGCCACGCTGATGCACGAGGCCCGCCGAGGCGAGCAGCTCGGCTTCGGTACCGCGTTCGTCTCCGAACGGTGGAACGTCAAGGAAGCGTCGTCGCTCGTCGGGGCCGCGTGCGCCGTCACCGAACGCATGCAGATCGCCACGGCCGCAACCAATCACAACACCCGCCATCCACTCATCACCGGATCGTGGGCCACCACGATGCACCGGCTCTCCCGCGGCCGGTTCACACTCGGCATCGGCCGGGGCATCGCGGCGATGTACCAGGCGTTCGGCGTGCCGGCCGTGACAACCGCCCAGATGGAGGACTTCGCCACCGTCATGCGTCGGCTCTGGCACGGCGAGGTGATCTTCAATCATGACGGCCCGATCGGCAAGTACCAGGTGTTGTTCCTCGACCCCGACTTCAACGAGGACATCCGCTTGGCTCTGGTCGCGTTCGGCCCGCAGACGCTCGCACTTGGTGGACGGGCATTCGACGACGTCATCCTGCACACCTACTTCACACCCGAGACGCTGCAACGGGCCGTGAAGACCGTCAAGGATGCCGCCGAGCAGGCCGGCCGCGATCCGGCCACCGTGCGGGTGTGGTCCTGCTTCGCGACCGTTGGTGACCACCTGCCCGAGGAACTACGGCTGAAGAAGACCGTCGCCCGGCTGGCCACTTACCTGCAGGGCTACGGGGATCTGATGGTTCGCACCAACGGTTGGGATCCCGCTGTGCTGCAACGGTTCCGGGAGGACCCGGTGGTCAGTTCGATCCCAGGCGGGATCGATCACAAGGCCAGCGCCGAGCAGATCGAACACATCGCGAACCTGATCCCCGACGAATGGCTCGAACCCTCGGCGACCGGTACCGCGCAGCAGTGCGTGGACCGGATCCGCAAGGAGTTCGACTACGGTGCCGACGCGGTCATCCTGCACGGTGCCACCCCGGACGAACTCGAACCCATCGTCACCGCGTACCGGGCCGGAGCAGCCGAGCCTAACGGCAGATGA
- a CDS encoding nuclear transport factor 2 family protein, with protein sequence MTDDIEAIKQLKARYCRFLDTKDIDAWRALFAEDVVVTLDMAVSTGGADPQTAPPLNGFDEFFPVVWGGVEHAATVHHCHTPEIALTSQTTATGIWAMEDMLYFADGGQLHGAGHYHETYEKHDGTWQITSLHLTRTLLRFTGVNG encoded by the coding sequence ATGACCGACGACATCGAGGCGATCAAGCAACTGAAGGCTCGCTACTGCCGGTTTCTCGACACCAAGGACATCGATGCGTGGCGTGCGCTGTTCGCCGAGGACGTCGTCGTCACCCTGGACATGGCGGTGTCGACAGGAGGGGCGGACCCGCAGACCGCGCCCCCGCTGAATGGCTTCGACGAGTTCTTTCCCGTGGTGTGGGGCGGCGTCGAACATGCGGCGACGGTCCACCACTGCCACACCCCGGAGATCGCGTTGACGTCGCAGACCACCGCGACGGGCATCTGGGCAATGGAGGACATGCTGTATTTCGCCGACGGCGGGCAGTTGCACGGTGCGGGGCACTACCACGAGACTTACGAAAAGCACGATGGCACATGGCAGATCACCAGCTTGCACCTCACCCGGACACTCTTGCGGTTCACCGGCGTCAATGGCTGA
- a CDS encoding Rieske 2Fe-2S domain-containing protein — translation MKVPFTWKVTGWFMIGWSAEFEVGDVRALHYFGEDLAAYRDQSGQLHVLEAHCKHLGAHVGHGGKVVGDCVECPFHGWRWGPDGTNRYIPYQPDRPNRGLTLRTYPVQEQYGCIFMWHQPEGKEPQWELPDIFHKFPQFETDPNAYYRPYPEFSSRADAIPVHPQIVAENGPDSSHFRYVHGASVTPVCLHWEHVDEEWRFLTGWPSKASEATGNPGARSTDPDKMALRIHSHFSGLGFAMSAFEGSSNHRLIFACTPVDDEVSDMFYSIWWPKLPGETSDIPPDHVRAQVEKQFLKTVWEDCDIWRYQKYIEHPPLAKIDAKPYMAMRKWATQFYEVPANA, via the coding sequence ATGAAAGTGCCGTTCACCTGGAAGGTCACCGGTTGGTTCATGATCGGCTGGTCGGCGGAGTTCGAGGTCGGCGATGTCAGGGCGCTGCACTATTTCGGTGAGGATCTGGCGGCCTATCGTGACCAATCCGGCCAGTTGCATGTGCTCGAGGCGCACTGCAAACATCTCGGCGCCCACGTCGGTCACGGCGGCAAGGTGGTCGGTGACTGTGTCGAGTGCCCGTTCCACGGCTGGCGATGGGGACCGGACGGCACCAACCGCTACATCCCCTACCAACCCGACCGCCCCAACCGCGGCCTGACCTTGCGGACCTATCCGGTCCAGGAACAGTACGGTTGCATCTTCATGTGGCATCAGCCCGAGGGCAAGGAACCGCAATGGGAGCTGCCGGACATCTTCCACAAGTTCCCGCAATTCGAGACCGACCCGAACGCCTACTACCGGCCGTATCCGGAGTTCTCCAGTCGCGCCGACGCCATTCCCGTGCACCCGCAGATCGTGGCCGAAAACGGCCCGGACAGTTCGCATTTCCGCTATGTCCACGGCGCCTCGGTCACCCCGGTATGCCTGCACTGGGAGCACGTCGACGAGGAGTGGCGGTTCCTCACGGGCTGGCCGTCGAAGGCGAGCGAAGCGACGGGAAATCCGGGAGCCCGCAGCACCGACCCTGACAAGATGGCCCTGCGCATCCACAGTCACTTTTCCGGTCTGGGTTTTGCGATGAGCGCTTTCGAAGGCTCGTCGAATCACCGCCTGATCTTCGCCTGCACACCCGTCGACGACGAGGTGTCGGACATGTTCTACTCCATCTGGTGGCCCAAGCTGCCCGGCGAAACCTCCGACATACCACCGGATCACGTTCGCGCCCAGGTCGAGAAACAGTTCCTCAAAACCGTATGGGAGGACTGCGACATCTGGCGTTACCAGAAGTACATCGAGCATCCGCCCCTGGCCAAGATCGATGCCAAACCCTATATGGCCATGCGCAAATGGGCGACCCAGTTCTATGAGGTGCCCGCCAACGCATGA
- a CDS encoding cysteine hydrolase has protein sequence MKLDLADLVAPRHTAVVTQELQGAVVGPGAGLRELADEARRVALPNISRLLPAARAASARVVHCLVQRRPDGVGSNHNAKIFAIGRSAVSIAPGSPGATLLPEFGPHPDDLVLTRRHGLGPMGGTELDAVLRNLGASTIIAVGVSVNIAITNLVMDAVNAGYRVVLPRDAVAGIPTEYADAVIDNTLSLLATVTTTGDVLRAWQH, from the coding sequence ATGAAGCTCGACCTTGCCGACCTGGTAGCGCCCCGCCACACCGCTGTCGTCACCCAGGAACTGCAGGGAGCCGTAGTCGGCCCTGGCGCCGGTCTCAGAGAGCTCGCCGACGAGGCGCGTCGGGTTGCCCTGCCCAACATCTCCCGGTTGCTGCCTGCCGCGCGTGCGGCGTCGGCCCGGGTGGTGCATTGCCTGGTGCAACGGCGACCCGACGGAGTGGGCTCCAACCACAACGCCAAGATCTTCGCGATCGGCCGCAGCGCTGTCAGCATCGCGCCCGGCAGCCCCGGCGCCACGTTACTGCCCGAATTCGGTCCGCACCCAGACGATCTCGTGCTGACCCGCCGGCACGGCCTGGGACCGATGGGCGGCACCGAACTCGACGCGGTCCTGCGCAACCTCGGCGCGAGTACCATTATCGCCGTGGGTGTTTCGGTGAACATCGCGATCACCAACCTGGTGATGGACGCGGTCAACGCCGGGTACCGCGTGGTGCTACCCCGCGACGCGGTCGCCGGCATCCCCACCGAGTACGCCGACGCCGTCATCGACAACACGTTGTCCCTGTTGGCGACCGTGACCACCACCGGCGATGTGCTGCGGGCCTGGCAGCACTGA